The proteins below are encoded in one region of Winogradskyella helgolandensis:
- a CDS encoding dihydroorotase yields MNALIKSATIVDSKSDFNNETVDILIEKGRISEIAKSIPNPKDYKEIKLDNLHISQGWFDSSVSFGEPGYEERETIVNGLKTAANSGFTAVALNANSQPVIDSYADITFVKSKAQDHAVSLYPIGALTQLSKGEDLAELFDMTNAGAVAFYDYQKPISNPNLMKIALQYASNFDGLVCSFPQESKISGLGVVNEHINSTKLGLKGNPALAEELQVARDLFLLEYTEGKLHIPTISTAKSVELIRAAKAKKLNITCSVTIHNLVFTDDVLHDFDTNFKVLPPLRTQTDCDALIEGLKDGTIDMVTSDHNPIDIEHKKIEFDFAKYGTIGLESTFGALRNIFTTKKAINLLTKGKSRFNIVESAINEGEIADLTLFNPDKTYEFSTEFISSRSKNSMFLGSKLKGETYGIIANNKIALK; encoded by the coding sequence ATGAACGCACTCATAAAATCTGCAACCATCGTTGATTCTAAAAGTGATTTTAACAATGAAACGGTTGATATTTTAATTGAAAAAGGTCGAATTTCTGAGATCGCCAAGAGCATTCCTAATCCTAAAGATTACAAAGAAATAAAATTAGACAACTTGCATATCTCGCAAGGCTGGTTTGATAGCAGTGTGTCTTTTGGAGAACCTGGTTACGAAGAACGCGAAACCATAGTAAATGGTTTAAAAACTGCTGCTAATTCAGGATTTACAGCTGTAGCATTAAATGCAAATTCTCAACCAGTAATTGATTCTTATGCTGACATTACCTTTGTAAAATCTAAAGCTCAAGATCATGCCGTTAGCCTCTATCCTATCGGAGCTTTAACACAATTGAGCAAAGGGGAAGATTTAGCAGAACTATTTGACATGACTAATGCAGGAGCCGTTGCTTTTTATGATTACCAAAAACCTATTTCTAATCCTAACCTCATGAAAATTGCTTTGCAATACGCCAGTAATTTTGATGGTTTGGTTTGTTCTTTTCCTCAGGAATCTAAAATTTCTGGACTTGGAGTCGTTAACGAACATATAAATAGCACTAAATTAGGACTAAAAGGAAATCCGGCTTTAGCTGAAGAATTACAAGTTGCTAGAGATTTATTTTTATTAGAATATACGGAAGGTAAGCTTCATATTCCAACAATTTCTACCGCAAAATCTGTTGAATTGATTAGAGCTGCAAAAGCTAAAAAGTTGAATATAACCTGCAGTGTTACTATTCATAATTTAGTTTTTACCGATGATGTTTTACACGACTTTGACACGAATTTTAAAGTGCTTCCTCCTTTAAGAACTCAAACCGATTGTGATGCTTTAATTGAAGGTTTAAAAGATGGTACTATTGATATGGTAACCAGCGACCATAATCCTATTGACATAGAACATAAAAAGATTGAATTCGATTTTGCTAAATATGGAACCATCGGTTTAGAATCTACTTTTGGTGCTTTACGAAACATCTTTACGACTAAGAAAGCTATAAATCTTTTAACGAAAGGAAAGTCTAGATTTAACATTGTAGAAAGCGCTATTAACGAAGGTGAAATAGCCGATTTAACTTTGTTTAATCCAGATAAGACTTACGAGTTTAGTACAGAATTCATTTCATCACGATCAAAGAATAGTATGTTTTTAGGATCAAAACTTAAAGGTGAAACTTATGGCATCATAGCCAATAACAAAATTGCTTTAAAATAA
- a CDS encoding hydrolase, which yields MKNKILMYLFIFSVLLIVFQYVNSKNIIDKYEEDIVKIKDKVVEKDKAIKALEEQNFELSYFNIDRNEDALTYFEALGYDTEQLIPAIIDGLYNMNDYEGEDHPIVPYVSMTDSKLVINKVRVMNHKWIVANFTDGEFWGEIFVTYSIDENNDLKYKLVEYFLYPKIG from the coding sequence ATGAAGAATAAAATTTTAATGTATTTATTTATTTTTTCCGTGCTGTTGATTGTTTTTCAGTATGTAAATTCAAAGAATATTATTGATAAATATGAAGAGGATATTGTTAAGATAAAAGATAAAGTTGTTGAAAAGGATAAGGCCATTAAAGCTTTAGAGGAACAGAATTTCGAATTAAGTTATTTTAATATTGATAGAAACGAAGATGCTTTAACGTATTTTGAAGCACTAGGTTATGATACTGAACAATTGATTCCTGCCATAATCGATGGACTTTATAATATGAATGATTATGAGGGGGAAGATCATCCAATTGTTCCTTATGTATCTATGACAGATTCTAAATTAGTTATTAATAAAGTTAGAGTTATGAATCATAAATGGATTGTTGCTAATTTTACGGATGGAGAATTTTGGGGTGAAATTTTTGTGACGTATTCAATTGACGAAAACAACGACCTAAAGTATAAATTGGTGGAATATTTCCTGTATCCTAAGATTGGTTAG
- the bcp gene encoding thioredoxin-dependent thiol peroxidase, which produces MTYLKVGDKAPNFSATDEKGNAISLSDYKGKKLVVFFYPKASTPGCTAEACNLNDNYDRFKAQGYEILGVSADSAKRQTNFKTKYGFQYPLLADEDKAVIEAFGVWGPKKFMGKEYDGIHRTTFVINEDGVIEDVISKVKTKAHAEQILGE; this is translated from the coding sequence ATGACATATTTAAAAGTAGGAGATAAGGCACCAAATTTTTCAGCAACAGATGAAAAAGGCAATGCTATTTCATTATCCGATTATAAAGGCAAAAAATTAGTGGTTTTCTTTTATCCAAAAGCAAGTACACCAGGTTGCACTGCAGAAGCTTGTAACCTTAATGATAATTACGACCGTTTTAAAGCGCAAGGTTATGAGATTTTGGGTGTGAGTGCAGATAGTGCAAAAAGACAAACTAATTTTAAAACTAAATACGGATTTCAATATCCATTATTAGCTGATGAAGATAAAGCGGTTATTGAAGCTTTTGGTGTTTGGGGACCTAAGAAATTTATGGGTAAAGAATATGATGGTATTCACAGAACCACTTTTGTAATAAATGAAGATGGTGTTATTGAAGATGTTATATCAAAAGTAAAAACCAAAGCTCATGCAGAGCAGATTTTAGGCGAATAA
- a CDS encoding MBL fold metallo-hydrolase — MKITFLGTGTSQGIPIIGSDHPVCLSENPKDKRLRVSVLVEWENFTFVVDCGPDFRQQMLRAKVSKIDGIIFTHEHADHTMGLDDIRPFFFRQGDIALYAHQRVFNALEKRFDYIFATENKYPGVPSVTKTEVKNEPFLAGNLNVIPIDGLHYKLQVFGYRFHNFAYLTDMKTIADTEIEKLQNLDVLVVNALRIKPHISHFNLEEALAFIAKVKPKRAYLTHISHLLGFHDDVEQLLPENVFLAYDNLQITI; from the coding sequence TTGAAAATAACATTTTTAGGTACAGGTACATCGCAAGGAATTCCAATTATTGGGAGCGATCACCCAGTGTGCTTAAGTGAAAATCCTAAAGATAAACGCTTACGTGTTTCGGTTTTGGTAGAATGGGAAAATTTTACGTTTGTAGTAGATTGCGGACCCGATTTTAGACAACAAATGCTTAGAGCTAAAGTATCTAAAATTGATGGTATTATTTTTACGCACGAGCATGCCGATCATACGATGGGTTTAGATGATATTAGACCGTTTTTTTTCAGGCAAGGAGATATTGCATTATATGCACATCAACGTGTTTTTAATGCATTAGAGAAGCGTTTTGATTATATTTTTGCAACTGAAAACAAGTATCCAGGAGTTCCGAGTGTAACGAAAACAGAAGTTAAAAACGAGCCTTTTTTAGCAGGAAACCTTAACGTTATTCCTATTGACGGTTTACATTATAAACTCCAGGTTTTTGGGTATCGATTTCATAATTTTGCCTATTTAACAGACATGAAAACGATTGCTGATACCGAAATTGAAAAACTTCAAAATTTAGATGTTTTAGTGGTGAATGCATTAAGAATTAAACCACATATTTCACATTTCAATTTAGAAGAAGCCTTGGCTTTTATTGCCAAAGTAAAACCTAAACGTGCCTATTTAACACATATTAGCCATCTATTAGGTTTTCATGATGATGTAGAACAACTATTACCTGAAAACGTTTTTTTAGCTTACGATAATTTACAAATTACTATTTAG
- a CDS encoding alpha/beta hydrolase — protein sequence MSKLHYITRPSSLKENAPLLIMCHGYGSDENDLFSFASELPEELMIISLRAPYTMQPYGNAWYAINFDADKGKWSDNEQAKQSVNLIAEFIDYACNTYAVDSNNVTLLGFSQGTILSYAVALTYPEKVKNIVALSGYINEDILPEIIAESAVSHLNFFCSHGAVDQVIPVDWAQKAPVFLKELGINYVYSEYPVGHGVAPQNFHDLKAWLVKHI from the coding sequence ATGTCAAAATTACACTACATCACTAGACCATCTTCGCTCAAAGAAAACGCCCCACTTTTAATTATGTGCCATGGTTACGGTAGCGATGAAAATGATTTATTTTCTTTCGCTTCTGAATTACCAGAGGAATTAATGATTATCTCGTTACGTGCACCTTATACTATGCAACCTTACGGAAATGCTTGGTATGCCATTAATTTTGATGCTGATAAAGGTAAATGGAGCGATAATGAACAAGCAAAACAATCGGTAAATTTAATTGCTGAATTTATTGATTATGCTTGTAACACTTACGCTGTAGATTCTAATAATGTTACGCTATTAGGTTTTAGTCAAGGTACAATTTTGAGTTACGCTGTTGCCTTAACATATCCTGAAAAAGTTAAAAATATTGTAGCTTTAAGTGGCTATATAAACGAAGATATTTTACCAGAAATCATAGCCGAAAGTGCTGTTTCGCATTTAAACTTCTTTTGTTCTCATGGTGCTGTGGACCAAGTTATTCCGGTAGATTGGGCACAAAAAGCACCTGTATTTCTTAAAGAATTAGGAATTAATTATGTGTATTCAGAATATCCTGTTGGACATGGTGTTGCACCTCAAAATTTTCATGATTTAAAAGCTTGGTTAGTTAAACATATCTAA
- a CDS encoding BatA domain-containing protein, whose amino-acid sequence MQFKNPELLYALFLLVIPILIHLFQLRRFQKVEFTNVKFLKSVKLQTRKSSQLKKWITLLTRMLLLACVVIAFAQPFIPNTEDFNDAQETVIYLDNSFSMEAKGSNGTLLNEAIQDIINTLPEDESISLFTNDATFKNTTVKALKNDLIQLTHSPTQLNYDAVYLKGKQLFTNLGAATQNLVLVSDFQQKGKPLNFEVDSTIQLKLVQPKSVITTNISIDSVYVTNATAETIDLNVKLSNTATPIDNVSVSLFNDDILLTKSAIDINTEAETTFTIANNKVINGKLVIDDAGLQYDNSFYFNINSKPKIKVLAINENADDSFLGRIYTADEFDYNSFKLNALNFKLIPEQNLIILNELETISDALKTALIAFKNDGGKLLIIPSDTINLNSYNQTLKELITNEFGNQNTNEKRITSINYNHPLLANAFYSKVTNFQYPKIEKSYHFSSNSNAVLSYEDGTPFLVGNTNAYVFSSALNSDNSNFKNSQLIIPVLYNMGLQSLKLSQLYYTIGDSNSIAVQTSIGQDDILTLDSDDISVIPLQKTYSKSVILETEDYPNTAGILNVKNKEQVLQNLSFNYNRAESNLNYYDLGTLNNATIDSSLAATINTIKSNTNVNALWKWFVIFALVFLIVEILLLKFLK is encoded by the coding sequence ATGCAGTTTAAAAACCCCGAATTACTTTACGCCTTATTTTTGCTAGTCATTCCTATTCTCATACATTTATTTCAGCTTCGTCGTTTTCAGAAAGTTGAATTTACCAATGTTAAGTTTTTAAAATCAGTTAAACTTCAAACTCGTAAAAGTTCACAACTTAAAAAATGGATTACTTTATTAACACGAATGCTCCTCTTAGCATGCGTAGTTATAGCATTTGCACAACCTTTTATTCCAAATACTGAAGATTTTAACGACGCACAAGAAACGGTTATTTACCTAGATAACTCCTTTAGTATGGAAGCCAAAGGTAGCAATGGCACACTGTTAAATGAAGCGATTCAAGATATCATTAACACCTTACCCGAAGATGAGTCTATCAGTTTATTTACTAATGATGCAACATTCAAAAACACGACTGTTAAGGCTCTAAAAAACGATTTAATCCAATTAACACATTCGCCAACACAACTTAATTATGATGCTGTATACTTAAAAGGAAAACAATTGTTTACTAATCTAGGTGCTGCAACTCAGAATTTAGTTTTAGTCTCTGATTTTCAGCAAAAAGGGAAGCCACTTAATTTTGAAGTTGATAGTACTATTCAGCTAAAATTGGTACAGCCAAAATCAGTAATTACAACTAACATTAGCATTGATAGTGTTTATGTTACCAATGCAACAGCTGAAACCATAGATCTCAATGTAAAATTATCTAACACAGCTACACCTATTGATAATGTTTCTGTTTCCTTATTTAATGATGACATTTTACTCACAAAAAGTGCCATAGATATTAATACAGAAGCCGAAACGACCTTTACAATTGCAAACAATAAAGTCATTAATGGAAAATTAGTAATTGATGATGCTGGTTTGCAATATGATAATTCGTTCTATTTTAATATAAACTCGAAACCAAAAATTAAGGTTTTAGCAATTAATGAAAATGCTGACGACTCCTTCTTGGGACGTATTTATACAGCGGATGAATTTGATTATAATAGTTTCAAACTAAATGCACTTAACTTCAAATTGATTCCTGAGCAGAATTTGATTATTTTGAATGAGCTCGAAACCATTTCAGATGCTTTAAAAACAGCTTTAATTGCATTTAAAAATGATGGTGGCAAACTACTAATAATTCCTTCGGACACTATTAACTTAAACTCCTACAATCAAACACTTAAAGAATTAATCACAAATGAATTCGGCAATCAGAACACTAATGAGAAACGAATCACTAGCATTAACTATAATCATCCACTTTTAGCGAATGCATTTTACTCTAAAGTAACTAATTTTCAATATCCCAAAATCGAAAAATCGTATCATTTTTCTTCAAATTCAAATGCTGTTTTATCTTATGAAGATGGTACTCCTTTTTTAGTTGGCAATACAAATGCCTATGTGTTTTCTTCAGCATTAAACTCAGATAATTCTAATTTTAAAAACTCGCAATTAATAATTCCTGTATTGTATAATATGGGATTACAAAGTTTAAAATTGTCTCAATTATATTATACTATAGGTGATTCGAATTCTATTGCTGTTCAAACTTCAATAGGTCAAGATGATATATTAACTTTAGATTCTGATGACATTTCGGTTATTCCACTTCAAAAAACGTATAGTAAATCTGTAATTTTAGAGACAGAAGATTATCCAAATACAGCTGGGATTTTGAATGTTAAGAATAAAGAACAAGTGCTTCAAAATTTAAGTTTCAATTACAATAGAGCTGAAAGTAATCTTAATTATTATGATTTAGGCACGTTAAATAATGCCACAATAGATTCTAGCTTAGCAGCAACTATTAATACGATAAAAAGTAACACAAATGTTAATGCGCTATGGAAATGGTTTGTTATTTTTGCACTAGTATTTTTGATAGTAGAAATTTTGCTTTTAAAATTTTTAAAATAA
- a CDS encoding TonB-dependent receptor, which yields MKDITYAGDSDFENIPSLADKALRINLNADIYGTFSEIGAGQETVRQFFRAGGASGTIAKAMSAYDKDFSDAIYGIEDDKRYVTEARLRKMLNHEVNLMEKRITRDKHPNKIFFSYANTVATIDFAKKFKGHGWVGIKYQVAPNQEYNDIIIHVRFKETDARLQQETLGKLGTNLIYGAFYKYNQPRKLLRYLYDHLDKDQLEIDTINFSGPVFENVDNRLMSLQLVKNGMTDAVMFAPDGNNVLPARVLYKKNILTLRGSFRPVTKVNMDMLEKSYEMFIKENKVDKDKTQVVFEITLSNLRAEGEIDEQDFMDRAKLLCSLGQTVLISNFQEYYKLVEYFSQYSRARMGLAMGVNNLVDIFDEKYYRHLSGGILEAFGKLFYKDLRVYLYPMENKDGTVTTSENLKVHPRMKELYKFFKYNGKVVDITDYNASNLTVFSRTVLKMIVDNEDGWEAMLPEGVSKLIKEKSLFGCESEEVMHKN from the coding sequence ATGAAGGACATAACGTACGCAGGCGATTCTGATTTTGAAAATATTCCATCTCTAGCAGACAAAGCTTTACGAATAAACCTTAATGCAGATATCTATGGCACCTTTTCTGAAATTGGAGCCGGACAAGAGACTGTACGTCAATTTTTTAGAGCAGGAGGAGCTTCTGGAACTATTGCTAAAGCGATGTCTGCTTATGATAAAGATTTTAGTGATGCGATTTATGGGATTGAAGATGATAAACGTTACGTAACTGAGGCCAGACTTCGTAAGATGCTGAATCACGAAGTTAATTTAATGGAAAAGCGTATAACGAGAGATAAACATCCGAACAAAATATTCTTCTCTTATGCCAATACCGTTGCAACGATAGATTTTGCGAAAAAATTTAAAGGTCACGGTTGGGTTGGCATCAAATACCAAGTTGCGCCTAACCAAGAGTATAACGATATTATAATCCACGTACGTTTTAAAGAAACGGATGCGCGATTACAACAAGAAACCTTAGGTAAATTAGGAACTAATTTAATTTATGGTGCATTTTACAAGTACAACCAACCGCGTAAATTATTACGCTATTTATACGACCACTTAGATAAAGATCAATTAGAGATTGACACTATTAATTTCTCAGGTCCAGTATTTGAAAACGTAGATAACCGTTTAATGAGTTTACAACTGGTTAAAAACGGAATGACAGATGCCGTAATGTTTGCGCCAGATGGTAATAATGTATTGCCTGCTCGTGTACTTTACAAAAAGAATATTTTAACACTTAGAGGAAGTTTTAGACCTGTAACTAAGGTTAATATGGACATGCTGGAGAAATCTTACGAAATGTTCATTAAAGAAAATAAAGTTGATAAAGATAAAACACAAGTTGTTTTTGAAATCACACTGTCCAATCTAAGAGCTGAAGGAGAAATTGACGAACAAGATTTTATGGATCGTGCTAAACTGTTATGTTCTTTAGGACAAACGGTATTAATCTCTAACTTCCAAGAATATTATAAATTGGTAGAATACTTCTCTCAATATTCTAGAGCAAGAATGGGATTAGCTATGGGTGTGAATAATCTTGTAGATATTTTTGACGAGAAATATTACCGTCATTTAAGTGGAGGCATATTAGAAGCCTTTGGAAAACTATTTTACAAAGATTTAAGAGTGTATTTATATCCAATGGAAAACAAGGATGGAACTGTAACTACAAGTGAAAACCTTAAAGTTCATCCACGTATGAAGGAATTATACAAATTCTTTAAATACAATGGCAAAGTTGTAGACATAACAGATTATAATGCATCTAACCTTACTGTGTTCTCTAGAACTGTCCTTAAAATGATAGTAGATAATGAAGATGGATGGGAAGCTATGTTGCCAGAAGGTGTTTCTAAATTAATTAAAGAAAAGAGCTTATTTGGTTGCGAATCTGAAGAGGTGATGCATAAGAATTGA